The nucleotide window ATATACTTTTTATTTTTTTGATATTTGCATTAAAAATTGGGTTTTCACAACAAAATAATATTGATTCATTAAAAAATCTTCTAAATCAGGCAAGTATAAATGAAAAGATTATCACTTTAATTGAACTTTCCGGTGAATACTGGAATATAAACATTGATACATCAACTCTGTATGCCGAAGAAGCCCTTTCATTGGCAAAAGAATCTGGCAATAAAGAATTATTGTCAAAAGCATACAAAAATATTGCTAATATTTATACAGGAATTGCATGGAAAAATTATTCATCAGGATTTTACCGCAAATCAGACGAAAACTTTAATAAGGCTTTATCAATACACAAACAATTAAACGATACCCTTTGGATTGCAAAAACATACTATGCTCTTGCACTATGTAATAAATACTGGGGACAATACAGAAAAGCAGTTAAATATGCTCAGTTTGGATATGATAATTATGAAAAAATCAATTCAAAAGATGGAATAGCAGATATTTATCTTGTTTTAGGATATATTTATGTTGCATGGAACAATCATAAGCAATCTAAATATTATTTCGATAAAGCCATTAAATTATTAAGTGAATTAGATAAGGATAAAAGTTTAGGATTTGCTTTTCTGGGAAAAGGTAATGTATTCTTCGCTTTTTCTGAAACCGATTCTGCATTTATATATTATAATAAGGCTCTCAAAATATTCGAAAAAACAGGACAAACTTATGGAATAGCTTTATGTTTAAGAGACATTGGAAAGTATTACCTTCATAAAGGGAATTTTAAAGAATCAAAATTAGTATTTAACAAGTCATTAAAACTTTTAGAACAGATAAAAAGTAAAAGAGGTATTTCTGAACTTCTTATTTTAAAAGGGAAATATTTCTTTAAAAAAGGAGATTATATAAATGCTGTTAAATTCTTTAATTCAGGACAAGAGTTAGCTATTTCAATGGAACTACATGAAAATATTATAAAAAATTATAAATATATTTCAGAAGCTTATGAACTTTTAAACGATAAAAACAATGCTCTGAAATATTACAAACGCTATTCTTTTTTAAAAGATTCTGTTTTCTCTGCAGAAAAATTTGAGCAAATTACCGAAATGCAAACAAAATACGAAACAGAAAAAAAAGAACAGGAAAATATAATACTTCGAAAAGAAATTGAAATAAAGGAAGTTAAGGAACAAAAGCATAAGATTTTCCTAAAATTTTTGTATATATTATCATCTGCTTTATTCCTGCTTATTGTTCTGTTATTTATTATGTTTAGAATGAAAGCTAATTCTTTGAAAAAAACCAGAATAATATATAAAAAAGAAAAACAACTTGCTGAACTTGCTATCAAAAACAAAGAAAACGAAAATAAAGCTCTTATTGCTGAAAAAAAACGTGAAGAAGCCGAAAATTTAATGCTACAAGAAGAATTGAAAGCCGAACAGGAAATAAACCTTCTTGAAAAAGAAAAGCATGAAGCTGATATTCTGCATAAAAATCAGGAATTAACCACATTAACAGTACAATTTATTAATAAGAATGAAACTCTTGGTAAAATAAAGAGAATACTTGTTACTGAAAGTATTAAGACTGCACCCAATTATAAAACATGTAATAATAAATTAGTTTCTATTATTAACAGTAACATAGATAATGATATAGACTGGAAAAATTTTAAGATAAGTTTTAATGAAGTACATGCAGGTTTTATAGAACGGTTACTTGACAAACATCCCGAATTAACTTTAAATGAACAGAAACTGTGTGCATACTTAAGAATTAATCTTACATCAAACGAAATAGCACAAATTATGAATATTTCTACAGGTTCTATCGGGAAAAACAGGCAGCGTTTAAGAAAAAAACTTGAAATTAATCAACAATTAGAGTTAAAAGAATATATTCAGGCAATATAAATGAAACAAAATAATTTGTAAAGTTTTTCAACCCATCACTCCTCTCCTGCTTTTCGTGAAATATATGGTTCAATTA belongs to Bacteroidales bacterium and includes:
- a CDS encoding tetratricopeptide repeat protein, with protein sequence MNKKNILFIFLIFALKIGFSQQNNIDSLKNLLNQASINEKIITLIELSGEYWNINIDTSTLYAEEALSLAKESGNKELLSKAYKNIANIYTGIAWKNYSSGFYRKSDENFNKALSIHKQLNDTLWIAKTYYALALCNKYWGQYRKAVKYAQFGYDNYEKINSKDGIADIYLVLGYIYVAWNNHKQSKYYFDKAIKLLSELDKDKSLGFAFLGKGNVFFAFSETDSAFIYYNKALKIFEKTGQTYGIALCLRDIGKYYLHKGNFKESKLVFNKSLKLLEQIKSKRGISELLILKGKYFFKKGDYINAVKFFNSGQELAISMELHENIIKNYKYISEAYELLNDKNNALKYYKRYSFLKDSVFSAEKFEQITEMQTKYETEKKEQENIILRKEIEIKEVKEQKHKIFLKFLYILSSALFLLIVLLFIMFRMKANSLKKTRIIYKKEKQLAELAIKNKENENKALIAEKKREEAENLMLQEELKAEQEINLLEKEKHEADILHKNQELTTLTVQFINKNETLGKIKRILVTESIKTAPNYKTCNNKLVSIINSNIDNDIDWKNFKISFNEVHAGFIERLLDKHPELTLNEQKLCAYLRINLTSNEIAQIMNISTGSIGKNRQRLRKKLEINQQLELKEYIQAI